From a single Nitrospirota bacterium genomic region:
- a CDS encoding VTT domain-containing protein, with amino-acid sequence MDKVIPFLIQHGYAVLFVCVLAETMGLPLPSVPLFITMGALAGDGKVNLFFCIGLGVCAALLSDIVWYLLGRKRGSKVLSSVCRIALEPDSCVRRTESIFGVYGARSLLITKFLPGLSAVSTPLAGIIRMPLPRFILFDVLGILLWAGAYSLVGFIFSRQLDRALDYAGGMGKTLFVFVAVGLTIFVLRKYSLRRRFLRQLVIARITPGELKQKLDAGENIMIIDVRHSLDIEADPYVIPGALRMSLDQAESYPVLSSDRETVVYCTRPDEALSARVALILRQRGIKLVRPLLGGFHGWRENGYPIEPATTEK; translated from the coding sequence ATGGATAAAGTTATTCCTTTTCTGATACAACACGGATACGCGGTGCTGTTTGTATGCGTCCTTGCGGAAACAATGGGGCTTCCCCTGCCAAGCGTTCCCTTATTCATTACCATGGGGGCGCTGGCCGGGGATGGGAAGGTGAATCTGTTTTTCTGCATCGGTTTGGGAGTCTGCGCTGCGCTACTAAGCGACATTGTATGGTACCTCTTGGGCCGAAAACGCGGAAGCAAGGTGCTATCCTCGGTCTGCCGTATTGCTCTGGAACCGGACTCCTGCGTCCGCCGCACAGAAAGCATCTTTGGAGTGTACGGCGCCCGGTCCCTCCTGATAACAAAGTTTCTCCCCGGATTGAGCGCCGTGTCAACGCCTTTGGCGGGCATCATCCGCATGCCCCTGCCGCGTTTTATACTATTCGACGTACTGGGAATACTCCTTTGGGCGGGTGCCTATTCCCTGGTGGGATTTATCTTCAGCAGACAGCTTGATCGTGCCCTGGACTACGCCGGGGGCATGGGCAAAACGCTCTTTGTGTTCGTGGCCGTGGGGCTGACTATTTTTGTCCTTAGAAAATATTCTTTACGTCGGCGATTTTTAAGGCAGCTCGTCATCGCGCGCATAACGCCGGGCGAGCTGAAACAAAAATTAGACGCCGGAGAAAACATAATGATAATTGATGTGCGCCATTCCCTGGACATCGAAGCCGATCCCTATGTCATCCCCGGCGCTTTGCGCATGTCGTTAGACCAGGCAGAGAGCTATCCTGTATTATCAAGTGACCGTGAGACGGTCGTTTATTGCACGAGACCCGACGAAGCCCTGAGCGCCCGGGTGGCGCTGATCTTGCGGCAGAGGGGGATTAAGCTTGTTCGACCGCTTTTAGGGGGATTTCACGGCTGGCGCGAAAATGGATATCCCATAGAACCGGCTACAACAGAAAAGTAA
- a CDS encoding fumarylacetoacetate hydrolase family protein encodes MEQSRRTFLKIASAAGIAVAAGKSLVPAAEQPKQQPVGDRKDLPQQMTFCTLRNDGRYSLGIRTPKGVLDVVRASKILGKSAPTTIDEVLHGVDPQALKGLVDAALASEGLTSAFVAEDKAAFGPAVTNPEKIICLGYNYKRHVAEMHIPTPASPVLFNKFNNALNYHNGVINLPQKVAKKFDYEVELVIVIGRTARDVSEADALSYVFGYAVGNDFSARDLQFKTSQLMLGKTSDGFAPLGPWLVTADQVPDPQNLKLECRVNGEVRQSSNTNDMIFGCKTIVSYISHVWTLRPGDIIFTGTPEGVILGYPPEKQVWLKPGDQVTTSIEKLGEHRFTLA; translated from the coding sequence ATGGAACAGTCGCGTAGAACATTTCTCAAGATAGCGAGTGCAGCGGGAATTGCCGTCGCCGCCGGCAAATCTCTTGTCCCGGCGGCGGAGCAGCCGAAGCAGCAGCCAGTTGGCGACCGGAAGGACCTTCCCCAGCAGATGACGTTCTGCACGCTCCGCAACGACGGCCGGTACTCACTTGGCATTCGCACGCCAAAGGGAGTTCTCGACGTGGTGAGGGCGTCCAAGATACTGGGAAAAAGCGCGCCGACGACCATTGACGAGGTGCTGCACGGCGTGGACCCGCAGGCACTCAAGGGGCTGGTCGATGCGGCTCTCGCGAGCGAAGGGCTAACGTCAGCATTCGTCGCCGAGGACAAGGCGGCCTTCGGTCCCGCGGTGACGAACCCGGAGAAGATCATCTGCCTCGGCTACAACTATAAACGGCATGTGGCCGAGATGCACATCCCGACGCCCGCGTCGCCGGTCCTGTTCAACAAGTTCAACAATGCGCTGAATTATCACAACGGCGTCATCAACCTGCCCCAGAAGGTGGCGAAAAAGTTCGATTACGAGGTGGAACTGGTGATCGTGATCGGCAGGACCGCGCGCGACGTGAGCGAGGCGGACGCGCTCTCGTACGTTTTCGGCTACGCTGTGGGCAACGACTTCTCTGCCCGCGACCTGCAGTTCAAGACAAGCCAGCTGATGCTGGGCAAGACCAGTGACGGCTTTGCGCCCCTCGGACCGTGGCTGGTGACCGCGGACCAGGTGCCGGACCCGCAGAACCTCAAGCTCGAGTGCCGCGTGAACGGGGAGGTCCGGCAGTCGTCGAACACCAACGACATGATCTTCGGTTGCAAGACCATTGTCAGCTATATATCCCATGTCTGGACGCTCAGGCCGGGGGACATCATCTTTACGGGCACTCCCGAAGGTGTGATCCTGGGCTATCCGCCGGAGAAGCAGGTCTGGCTCAAGCCGGGCGACCAGGTGACGACGTCGATCGAGAAACTGGGAGAGCATCGCTTCACGCTGGCCTAG